A region from the Streptobacillus canis genome encodes:
- a CDS encoding EF-Tu C-terminal domain-related protein: SVSVELIHPIAIETGLRFSIREGGRTVASGVVAEIAE; the protein is encoded by the coding sequence TTCAGTATCAGTAGAATTAATTCACCCAATCGCGATTGAAACAGGATTAAGATTCTCAATCAGAGAAGGTGGAAGAACAGTAGCATCAGGAGTAGTTGCTGAAATAGCTGAATAA
- the rpsJ gene encoding 30S ribosomal protein S10 encodes MLDNKMKRIYLQSYDNKLLDQTSAKIVEVVKKNGAKIAGPMPLPTKTKKYTVLRSVHVNKDSREQFEMRIHRRFIEIKESSNDILTALSSISLPAGVSIEIKQ; translated from the coding sequence ATTTTGGATAATAAAATGAAAAGAATTTATCTTCAATCTTACGATAACAAGTTATTAGATCAAACTTCTGCTAAAATAGTAGAAGTGGTAAAGAAAAATGGTGCTAAAATTGCAGGACCAATGCCTTTACCAACTAAAACTAAAAAATATACAGTTTTAAGATCAGTACATGTTAATAAAGATTCAAGAGAACAATTTGAAATGAGAATACATAGAAGATTCATTGAAATCAAAGAATCAAGTAATGATATTTTAACAGCTTTAAGCTCAATAAGCTTACCAGCAGGTGTTTCAATAGAAATAAAGCAATAG